One window from the genome of Yarrowia lipolytica chromosome 1B, complete sequence encodes:
- a CDS encoding uncharacterized protein (Compare to YALI0B06919g, no similarity): MARETRNHLLESTNGPKSCDTRTDTENDDDCGMKSGDSNSDTNRDGTRSGDSSGSREDGELFCRYGSTSAHPTNTVSNECAEVEVESRVDEITVDDIEAHVADGVAGTITSGVSATDGVVYVTSDPDDKDVIRIEVNSGDSVVSTEARIDESSGPAVVESSEPQIESPERQVAEFSEPQVESSERQVESSRLQVESSEPQVETSKPQIEFSEPQVESDEPSTSAKALTPKTPSDSPEPATASGSSAESVDAFGSVAVSKSASDTAESETAAVETVDPTELVAEASNAAPSKHSDPAGPAGPACPAKPTTPVNEAESPAVKTEALKFDDKADSDDDHGSPQGTTTSVECGNSAIDESAASSDSSDNESFHDASDEQDSYDRPLEEAEEISIKLESEYDTPMTTPEDGYEYVKPPYALKRSASVPTRGKLDRKKRAVAFSSDDGRLPTRLLIIAMHGKMVRRRN; this comes from the coding sequence ATGGCCAGAGAAACTCGAAACCATCTTCTGGAATCGACCAACGGGCCCAAGAGTTGCGACACAAGAACAGACACCGAGAATGATGACGATTGTGGCATGAAATCCGGTGACTCGAACTCTGACACGAATCGTGATGGCACCAGATCTGGCGACAGCAGTGGCAGTCGTGAGGATGGTGAGTTGTTTTGCCGTTATGGTTCTACAAGTGCACATcctactaacacagtctCAAATGAGTGTGctgaggttgaggttgaatCTCGGGTTGATGAAATTACCGTTGATGATATTGAAGCTCATGTGGCTGATGGTGTCGCTGGAACTATCACCTCTGGTGTTTCAGCTACAGATGGCGTCGTCTACGTGACATCTGATCCCGATGACAAAGATGTCATTCGGATCGAAGTTAACTCTGGTGACTCAGTCGTGTCGACAGAGGCTCGGATTGATGAGTCTTCTGGGCCCGCGGTGGTCGAGTCTTCTGAACCCCAGATCGAGTCTCCTGAGCGTCAGGTGGCCGAGTTTTCTGAACCCCAGGTTGAGTCTTCTGAGCGTCAGGTTGAGTCTTCTAGACTCCAGGTCGAGTCTTCTGAACCCCAGGTCGAAACTTCTAAACCCCAGATCGAGTTTTCTGAACCCCAGGTCGAGTCTGACGAGCCCTCTACCTCAGCTAAAGCTCTAACACCCAAGACCCCCTCTGACTCGCCTGAGCCTGCGACTGCTTCTGGGTCATCTGCGGAGTCAGTAGACGCTTTTGGTTCCGTTGCTGTTTCGAAGTCGGCTTCAGACACTGCTGAGTCGGAGACTGCTGCGGTGGAGACTGTTGACCCTACTGAGTTGGTCGCTGAAGCATCCAACGCGGCTCCGTCTAAGCATTCTGATCCGGCTGGCCCGGCTGGCCCGGCTTGCCCAGCAAAGCCCACTACCCCTGTCAATGAAGCCGAGTCACCTGCTGTCAAAACTGAAGCCCTGAAGTTTGATGACAAGGCCGACTCAGATGACGACCATGGATCACCTCAAGGCACCACGACCTCTGTGGAGTGTGGCAACTCTGCGATTGACGAGTCGGCCGCATCTTCAGACTCATCTGATAATGAATCGTTCCATGATGCGTCTGACGAGCAGGACTCATACGACCGGCCgctcgaggaggccgaggagatcAGCATCAAGCTTGAGTCTGAGTACGACACTCCCATGACCACTCCTGAGGACGGGTATGAGTATGTTAAGCCGCCGTATGCCCTCAAACGGTCTGCTAGTGTGCCTACACGTGGAAAGTTGGACAGAAAAAAGCGGGCTGTGGCTTTCTCTAGCGACGATGGTCGTCTCCCCACCAGACTGCTCATTATTGCCATGCATGGGAAGATGGTTCGGAGACGCAactga
- a CDS encoding uncharacterized protein (Compare to YALI0B06941g, similar to uniprot|Q12189 Saccharomyces cerevisiae YOR095c RKI1 D-ribose-5-phosphate ketol-isomerase, similar to Saccharomyces cerevisiae RKI1 (YOR095C); ancestral locus Anc_2.189) — MSSELPPLEQAKRIAAHQAVEQHYPKDAKVVGIGSGSTVVYVAEKIASLPKELTKDTVFISTGFQSKQLIQNAGLRLGCIDQYSNGDLDVAFDGADETDPQLNCIKGGGACLFQEKIVAECARKFVVVADYRKQSKALGTVWIQGIPIEVVPDAYNKVIADLKKMGAQSAVLRPGSPGKAGPIITDNGNFIVDAYFGEIQPDAVKDLHIKIKLLLGVVETGLFTNADVAYFGNADGTISTITK; from the coding sequence ATGTCCTCCGAACTGCCTCCTCTTGAGCAGGCCAAGCGAATCGCCGCCCACCAGGCCGTGGAGCAACACTACCccaaggacgccaaggtCGTGGGCATTGGCTCAGGATCCACCGTGGTCTACGTTGCCGAGAAGATTGCGTCGTtgcccaaggagctcaCCAAGGACACCGTGTTCATTTCTACGGGTTTCCAGAGCAAGCAGCTGATCCAGAACGCCGGGTTGCGACTGGGATGCATCGACCAGTACTCCAACGGAGATCTGGACGTGGCGTTTGACGGCGCCGACGAGACCGACCCTCAGCTCAACTGCATCAAGGGCGGAGGAGCATGCCTCTTCCAGGAAAAGATTGTCGCCGAGTGTGCCCGCAAGTTTGTCGTGGTGGCCGACTACCGAAAACAGTCCAAGGCTCTGGGCACCGTGTGGATCCAGGGTATCCCCATTGAGGTGGTGCCCGACGCCTACAACAAGGTAATTGCtgatctcaagaagatgggCGCCCAGTCCGCGGTGCTGCGACCCGGCTCTCCCGGAAAGGCGGGCCCCATCATCACCGACAATGGCAACTTCATTGTCGACGCCTACTTTGGCGAGATCCAACCCGACGCCGTCAAGGACCTGCACATCAAgatcaagctgctgttgggCGTCGTTGAGACCGGCCTCTTCACTAACGCGGACGTAGCGTACTTTGGAAACGCCGACGgaaccatctccaccattACCAAGTAA